The DNA region CTGGTCGCTCACTTTGACGCTGGCGGCGTCGAGGCCGAGGTCGTCGGTATTGGGCTTGCGGCCGGTGGCGACAAAGAGGTGGGACGCGGCGATAGCGCCGGTGCCGTCTTCACCTTCGATCGTTACGGTGACGCCGCCCTCTGCAGCGGTGACGCGCTTCACTTTGCTGTTCAGCATAACGTCGACGCCTTCGCCCTCGAGCAAGCTTTGCAAGGCCGAGGCGACCTCCCCGTCCTCGTGAGCCGCGACTTGTGAGGCGCCCTCGACCACGGTGACACGGCTGCCCATGCGGCGGTAAAACTGGCTCATCTCGAGGCCAATATAGCCGCCGCCGATGATGATGAGGTGCTCGGGCAAGTCATCATGGTCGAGCCAGTTCTCGGCGTCGATAAAGGGGAGGTCCTTTAAGCCGTCGACGGGCGGGATAAAACTGCGGGTGCCGGTATTTAGGACGACCTCTTTGGCGGTGACGAGACGGCCGTCTATCCTCACCTCAAAGCCCCCGGTATTCCGGCCCTCGAGCCGGGCGTGGCCGCGCAGCAGCTTGGGGTTGTCCGAACTAAAACTCTCCTGCAGGCCTTTGCGTGAGCTTAAAGCTATTTCCCTGGCGCGCCCCAGCACCGCTGCAAAGTCCACCTTGACCTCGGGAATGGTGATGCCGAAGTCCGCGCCGCGCCGGGCGAGGTGCGCCACTCTAGCCGAGGCGAGGGCGGCTTTCGTCGGGGTGCAGCCAAAATTTACGCAGGAGCCGCCTAAGTGCTTGCGCTCGGCAAGCGCGACACGTTTGCCTGCCTTGGCAAGAACCTGCGCGAGCGCGGTGCCCGCTTGCCCCCCACCGATAATCATGATGTCGAAGTTCTCGTTGTTCTCCTCGTTCATGCTTCCTCCCTGGCGCAGGTTCTA from Deinococcota bacterium includes:
- a CDS encoding mercuric reductase, which produces MNEENNENFDIMIIGGGQAGTALAQVLAKAGKRVALAERKHLGGSCVNFGCTPTKAALASARVAHLARRGADFGITIPEVKVDFAAVLGRAREIALSSRKGLQESFSSDNPKLLRGHARLEGRNTGGFEVRIDGRLVTAKEVVLNTGTRSFIPPVDGLKDLPFIDAENWLDHDDLPEHLIIIGGGYIGLEMSQFYRRMGSRVTVVEGASQVAAHEDGEVASALQSLLEGEGVDVMLNSKVKRVTAAEGGVTVTIEGEDGTGAIAASHLFVATGRKPNTDDLGLDAASVKVSDQGIIEVNERLATSVKGIWAAGDIRGGPMFTHTSWDDHRVLESQLLGDGARTTRRIVPYAVFTDPELGRAGMTESEARKAGKKFKVARYEMKKNGKATEIGETEGFIKVVVDAQTGHILGAAVLAAEGAELVHCYIDLMNAGAPYTVIRDALHIHPTLAEAIQSVLKDL